In Paenibacillus protaetiae, the genomic stretch TCCAAATAACATGCTCGGTAATGCCGGCTGGCAAATGCCAGCGCCTCATCCAGCAGCGCAGCGGCTATTCCCGTCCCCCTCGCTTCCGGGAGCAAATACATTTTTTGCAGCTCGCAAATGCCTTGCTCCGGATCTCCGAACTCCGCGATGCCGCAGCCTCCCCATAACGTTCCTTCATCGCTGCAGGCGATCCAATAGGCGCGGCCTTCTTCCGCGTAATAATCGGACAGATGGCTTAAGCTTTCATCTTCCCATGCCAGCCCGGAGCGGTTGCCTCCGAACTCGATCAGACATTGCCGGATCACGGATTCGATCGCGCTGTTATCGTCCGCTTTAATCATTCGAATGTTCATCTTGCTGCCCCCACATTAACCATATTCTCTCTTCTATTCTACCTGAATCGGGCACATTGGTTAAGTAGAATCGTTACTGCGCGCGATCATCTAACGGATAAAAAATAAGGTTGATCGGAAAGGCCGAACCAGCAGGAGGGCTGAATTCAATGTCCAGGCTGTCTTCACGCCCTGTTGTTTTATCCAGCAGGATCATGCCGTCGAAAGCTGTTAACACGCCGGAATCGGGTGTCATCCGGATATCGCCGTTTATTTTGAACGGACCGCGGAAAGCGCCGCCTTTGGCCAGCAGCAAAACAGCCATTTTGCGCGGCTTGTCAGCATGAATGTGATAGACGGTGCCGTAGTTGGCCGAATCGGTAACCGTTACGGCACGCATCGGGTCATATCCTTGCTGGAAGGTGTCATCCTGTCCGTCGCCGATGGCGAGGCGCATCGGTTTCGCGAGGCCGGCTGACGACAAATCTACCTTCCAATCGAAGCCGGTAATCGGGAAGGTGCCGCGGATATGACCTGCAAAATCCAGCTTCGGCAAATCCAGCATCGCGTCTGACACCGTATCGGCAACCGCAAACGTAAATTGCACCTTACCGTTTGTTTCTACATCGTAGATGAGGTTAGCCCCTTGCGCAGGATAAAAGTCCGGAAACTGCTTGTATACAATCGTGTCACCGGCAGCAATCTCGAACGTTTCGTCTATAGGGTCATGCAGCATAAAATCAACCGTAGCTTCGC encodes the following:
- a CDS encoding GNAT family N-acetyltransferase gives rise to the protein MNIRMIKADDNSAIESVIRQCLIEFGGNRSGLAWEDESLSHLSDYYAEEGRAYWIACSDEGTLWGGCGIAEFGDPEQGICELQKMYLLPEARGTGIAAALLDEALAFASRHYRACYLETLQNMQAANRFYAKHQFEPLNEPLAGSEHFACDAWYIRYL